One region of Carya illinoinensis cultivar Pawnee chromosome 8, C.illinoinensisPawnee_v1, whole genome shotgun sequence genomic DNA includes:
- the LOC122319272 gene encoding sodium/hydrogen exchanger 2-like isoform X3 translates to MILISIICSRFQVKKKQFFVNFTTITLFGAVGTLISCGIISLAIGAIFAATDSVCTLQVLNQDETPLLYSLVFGEGVVNDATSVVLFNAIQSFDLNHIDPRIGLHFIGNFFYLFLTSTMLGVITGLLSAYIIKKLYFGRHSTDREVALMMLMAYLSYMMAELFYLSGILTVFFCGIVMSHYTWHNVTECSRITTKHAFATLSFVAEIFIFVYVGMDALDIEKWRFVSGSPGTSVAVSSILLGLIMAGRAAFVFPLSFLINLVKKFPKEKINFRQQVVIWWAGLMRGAVSIALAYNQFTMSGHTQLRGNAIMITSTITVVLFSTVVFGLLTKPLIRFLLLHPKHTASKVQSDPSTPKSVTVPFLGEGQDSVPLLGEGQDSEFDLPEITRPSSIRALLATPTHTVHRYWRKFDDAFMRPVFGGRGFVPFVSGSPTEQSFRQGQ, encoded by the exons CAATCGGTGCAATATTTGCTGCCACGGACTCAGTATGTACATTGCAG GTGCTTAATCAGGATGAGACGCCTTTACTCTACAGTCTTGTATTTGGGGAGGGTGTTGTAAATGATGCAACATCAGTGGTACTTTTTAATGCAATCCAGAGTTTTGACCTCAATCATATCGACCCCAGGATTGGTTTGCATTTTATTGGCaacttcttttatttgtttctcaCAAGCACAATGCTTGGGGTGATA ACTGGGCTGCTTAGTGCATACATCATCAAAAAGCTGTATTTTGGAAG GCACTCTACGGATCGTGAAGTTGCTCTTATGATGCTCATGGCATACCTTTCATATATGATGGCTGAA TTGTTCTATTTGAGTGGCATTCTCACGGTATTCTTTTGTGGGATTGTGATGTCCCATTACACCTGGCACAATGTGACTGAGTGTTCACGAATCACTACCAA GCATGCTTTTGCAACCCTTTCATTTGTTGCTGAGATCTTTATCTTCGTTTACGTTGGAATGGATGCCTTGGACATTGAAAAGTGGAGATTTGTCAGTGGCAG TCCTGGAACATCTGTTGCTGTGAGTTCAATACTGCTAGGTCTGATTATGGCAGGAAGAGCAGCCTTTGTTTTCCCCTTATCATTTTTAATCAACTTAGTTAAAAAATTTCCAAAGGAAAAAATCAACTTCAGGCAACAA GTGGTAATATGGTGGGCTGGTCTCATGAGAGGTGCTGTGTCTATAGCACTCGCTTATAATCAG TTCACAATGTCAGGGCATACTCAATTGCGAGGAAATGCAATCATGATCACCAGCACCATAACTGTTGTTCTCTTCAGCACAGTG GTGTTTGGTTTGCTGACTAAACCTCTTATAAGGTTCTTGCTTCTACATCCAAAACACACAGCCAGCAAGGTACAGTCAGATCCGTCTACTCCAAAATCAGTAACTGTGCCTTTTCTTGGAGAGGGGCAGGATTCTGTGCCTCTTCTTGGAGAGGGGCAGGATTCTGAGTTTGACCTACCTGAAATTACCCGACCAAGCAGCATACGTGCACTCCTGGCCACTCCTACGCACACTGTTCATCGGTACTGGCGTAAATTTGATGATGCCTTCATGCGCCCTGTATTTGGTGGCCGGGGTTTTGTTCCCTTTGTTTCTGGGTCACCAACCGAACAGAGTTTTCGTCAAGGGCAATGA
- the LOC122319272 gene encoding sodium/hydrogen exchanger 2-like isoform X2 — translation MILISIICSRFQVKKKQFFVNFTTITLFGAVGTLISCGIISLGVTQFFKKLDIGSLDIGDYLAIGAIFAATDSVCTLQVLNQDETPLLYSLVFGEGVVNDATSVVLFNAIQSFDLNHIDPRIGLHFIGNFFYLFLTSTMLGVITGLLSAYIIKKLYFGRHSTDREVALMMLMAYLSYMMAELFYLSGILTVFFCGIVMSHYTWHNVTECSRITTKHAFATLSFVAEIFIFVYVGMDALDIEKWRFVSGSPGTSVAVSSILLGLIMAGRAAFVFPLSFLINLVKKFPKEKINFRQQVVIWWAGLMRGAVSIALAYNQFTMSGHTQLRGNAIMITSTITVVLFSTVVFGLLTKPLIRFLLLHPKHTASKVQSDPSTPKSVTVPFLGEGQDSEFDLPEITRPSSIRALLATPTHTVHRYWRKFDDAFMRPVFGGRGFVPFVSGSPTEQSFRQGQ, via the exons GGGTTACTCAGTTCTTCAAAAAATTGGATATTGGTTCACTGGATATTGGGGATTATCTAG CAATCGGTGCAATATTTGCTGCCACGGACTCAGTATGTACATTGCAG GTGCTTAATCAGGATGAGACGCCTTTACTCTACAGTCTTGTATTTGGGGAGGGTGTTGTAAATGATGCAACATCAGTGGTACTTTTTAATGCAATCCAGAGTTTTGACCTCAATCATATCGACCCCAGGATTGGTTTGCATTTTATTGGCaacttcttttatttgtttctcaCAAGCACAATGCTTGGGGTGATA ACTGGGCTGCTTAGTGCATACATCATCAAAAAGCTGTATTTTGGAAG GCACTCTACGGATCGTGAAGTTGCTCTTATGATGCTCATGGCATACCTTTCATATATGATGGCTGAA TTGTTCTATTTGAGTGGCATTCTCACGGTATTCTTTTGTGGGATTGTGATGTCCCATTACACCTGGCACAATGTGACTGAGTGTTCACGAATCACTACCAA GCATGCTTTTGCAACCCTTTCATTTGTTGCTGAGATCTTTATCTTCGTTTACGTTGGAATGGATGCCTTGGACATTGAAAAGTGGAGATTTGTCAGTGGCAG TCCTGGAACATCTGTTGCTGTGAGTTCAATACTGCTAGGTCTGATTATGGCAGGAAGAGCAGCCTTTGTTTTCCCCTTATCATTTTTAATCAACTTAGTTAAAAAATTTCCAAAGGAAAAAATCAACTTCAGGCAACAA GTGGTAATATGGTGGGCTGGTCTCATGAGAGGTGCTGTGTCTATAGCACTCGCTTATAATCAG TTCACAATGTCAGGGCATACTCAATTGCGAGGAAATGCAATCATGATCACCAGCACCATAACTGTTGTTCTCTTCAGCACAGTG GTGTTTGGTTTGCTGACTAAACCTCTTATAAGGTTCTTGCTTCTACATCCAAAACACACAGCCAGCAAGGTACAGTCAGATCCGTCTACTCCAAAATCAGTAACTGTGCCTTTTCTTGGAGAGGGGCAG GATTCTGAGTTTGACCTACCTGAAATTACCCGACCAAGCAGCATACGTGCACTCCTGGCCACTCCTACGCACACTGTTCATCGGTACTGGCGTAAATTTGATGATGCCTTCATGCGCCCTGTATTTGGTGGCCGGGGTTTTGTTCCCTTTGTTTCTGGGTCACCAACCGAACAGAGTTTTCGTCAAGGGCAATGA
- the LOC122319272 gene encoding sodium/hydrogen exchanger 2-like isoform X1, whose translation MILISIICSRFQVKKKQFFVNFTTITLFGAVGTLISCGIISLGVTQFFKKLDIGSLDIGDYLAIGAIFAATDSVCTLQVLNQDETPLLYSLVFGEGVVNDATSVVLFNAIQSFDLNHIDPRIGLHFIGNFFYLFLTSTMLGVITGLLSAYIIKKLYFGRHSTDREVALMMLMAYLSYMMAELFYLSGILTVFFCGIVMSHYTWHNVTECSRITTKHAFATLSFVAEIFIFVYVGMDALDIEKWRFVSGSPGTSVAVSSILLGLIMAGRAAFVFPLSFLINLVKKFPKEKINFRQQVVIWWAGLMRGAVSIALAYNQFTMSGHTQLRGNAIMITSTITVVLFSTVVFGLLTKPLIRFLLLHPKHTASKVQSDPSTPKSVTVPFLGEGQDSVPLLGEGQDSEFDLPEITRPSSIRALLATPTHTVHRYWRKFDDAFMRPVFGGRGFVPFVSGSPTEQSFRQGQ comes from the exons GGGTTACTCAGTTCTTCAAAAAATTGGATATTGGTTCACTGGATATTGGGGATTATCTAG CAATCGGTGCAATATTTGCTGCCACGGACTCAGTATGTACATTGCAG GTGCTTAATCAGGATGAGACGCCTTTACTCTACAGTCTTGTATTTGGGGAGGGTGTTGTAAATGATGCAACATCAGTGGTACTTTTTAATGCAATCCAGAGTTTTGACCTCAATCATATCGACCCCAGGATTGGTTTGCATTTTATTGGCaacttcttttatttgtttctcaCAAGCACAATGCTTGGGGTGATA ACTGGGCTGCTTAGTGCATACATCATCAAAAAGCTGTATTTTGGAAG GCACTCTACGGATCGTGAAGTTGCTCTTATGATGCTCATGGCATACCTTTCATATATGATGGCTGAA TTGTTCTATTTGAGTGGCATTCTCACGGTATTCTTTTGTGGGATTGTGATGTCCCATTACACCTGGCACAATGTGACTGAGTGTTCACGAATCACTACCAA GCATGCTTTTGCAACCCTTTCATTTGTTGCTGAGATCTTTATCTTCGTTTACGTTGGAATGGATGCCTTGGACATTGAAAAGTGGAGATTTGTCAGTGGCAG TCCTGGAACATCTGTTGCTGTGAGTTCAATACTGCTAGGTCTGATTATGGCAGGAAGAGCAGCCTTTGTTTTCCCCTTATCATTTTTAATCAACTTAGTTAAAAAATTTCCAAAGGAAAAAATCAACTTCAGGCAACAA GTGGTAATATGGTGGGCTGGTCTCATGAGAGGTGCTGTGTCTATAGCACTCGCTTATAATCAG TTCACAATGTCAGGGCATACTCAATTGCGAGGAAATGCAATCATGATCACCAGCACCATAACTGTTGTTCTCTTCAGCACAGTG GTGTTTGGTTTGCTGACTAAACCTCTTATAAGGTTCTTGCTTCTACATCCAAAACACACAGCCAGCAAGGTACAGTCAGATCCGTCTACTCCAAAATCAGTAACTGTGCCTTTTCTTGGAGAGGGGCAGGATTCTGTGCCTCTTCTTGGAGAGGGGCAGGATTCTGAGTTTGACCTACCTGAAATTACCCGACCAAGCAGCATACGTGCACTCCTGGCCACTCCTACGCACACTGTTCATCGGTACTGGCGTAAATTTGATGATGCCTTCATGCGCCCTGTATTTGGTGGCCGGGGTTTTGTTCCCTTTGTTTCTGGGTCACCAACCGAACAGAGTTTTCGTCAAGGGCAATGA